One region of Acanthopagrus latus isolate v.2019 chromosome 24, fAcaLat1.1, whole genome shotgun sequence genomic DNA includes:
- the LOC119015452 gene encoding transmembrane protein 182-like: MAPADRLKVLLFLALFFGALGFLFTLLSCGTEYWLLAVESCSRPAEGHAGGGGGGFGEAVESVRIFHEGLFWRCSYTAASTEYSLWDLWISRQPPPKLCQAALLFPFPVNDPVRSLVEPRGLQTEVYEHNSAIVYRTFWSFFLIAGLVAIVVGGCVVACASPLANHKLFKVGGALQLCGGLCLLAVVLMYLMWILVLDTLEQFAQQQRVSGCPSYHLSIHHGPSFLMAPVAVFFCLLAGLLFILGGRTAQGIQLEKRDMIPELPMSDV; the protein is encoded by the exons ATGGCTCCCGCTGACAGGCTGAAGGTGCTCCTCTTCCTGGCGCTGTTCTTCGGAGCGTTGGGATTTCTGTTCACGCTGCTCTCCTGCGGGACCGAGTACTGGCTGCTGGCCGTCGAGTCCTGCAGCCGGCCGGCGGAGGGCcacgcaggaggaggaggaggaggatttggGGAG GCTGTAGAAAGCGTGAGGATCTTCCACGAGGGGCTGTTCTGGCGCTGCTCCTACACGGCCGCCTCCACTGAATACTCTCTGTGGGACCTCTGGATCT CAAGACAGCCACCGCCGAAGCTCTGCCAGGCCGCCCTCCTCTTCCCGTTTCCTGTCAATGATCCGGTGCGATCGTTGGTGGAGCCGCGTGGTTTACAAACAGAGGTGTATGAACACAACTCTGCCATCG TGTATAGAACCTTCTGGAGCTTCTTCCTCATCGCAGGCTTGGTGGCCATCGTCGTCGGGGGATGCGTGGTCGCCTGCGCTAGCCCACTGGCCAATCACAAGCTCTTTAAAGTGGGTGGGGCCCTTCAGCTTTGTGGCG GTCTGTGCCTGCTGGCAGTGGTGCTGATGTATCTGATGTGGATCCTGGTCTTGGACACTCTGGAGCAGTTTGCCCAGCAGCAGAGGGTCTCCGGTTGCCCCTCCTACCACCTCAGCATCCACCACGGCCCCTCATTCCTCATGGCTCCGGTCGCCGTCTTCTTCTGCCTGCTGGCCGGCCTGCTGTTCATCCTCGGCGGCCGGACCGCTCAGGGGATACAGCTGGAAAAACGAGACATGATTCCTGAACTTCCCatgtctgatgtctga
- the LOC119015451 gene encoding actin-related protein 3 — protein sequence MAGRLPACVVDCGTGYTKLGYAGNTEPQFIIPSCIAIKESAKVGDQAQRRMMRGVDDLDFFIGDEAIDKPSYSTKWPIRHGIVEDWDLMERFMEQIIFKYLRAEPEDHYFLLTEPPLNTPENREYTAEIMFESFNVPGLYIAVQAVLALAASWTSRQVGERTLTGTVIDSGDGVTHVIPVAEGYVIGSCIKHIPIAGRDITYFTQQLLREREVGIPPEQSLETAKAVKERFSYVCPDLVKEFNKYDTDGSKWIKQYTGINSISKKEFTIDVGYERFLGPEIFFHPEFANPDFTQPISEVVDEVIQNCPIDVRRPLYKNIVLSGGSTMFRDFGRRLQRDLKRTVDARLKMSEELSGGKLKPKPIDVQVITHHMQRYAVWFGGSMLASTPEFYQVCHTKKDYEEIGPSICRHNPVFGVMS from the exons ATGGCTGGTCGGCTACCGGCTTGTGTTGTCGACTGTGGCACGGG GTACACAAAGCTTGGTTATGCAGGAAATACAGAACCACAGTTCATCATACCATCAT GTATCGCAATCAAAGAATCGGCCAAGGTTGGAGACCAGGCCCAGCGCAGGATGATGAGAGGCGTCGATGACCTGGACTTCTTCATTGGGGACGAAGCCATCGACAAACCTTCGTATTCAACAAAG TGGCCCATCCGTCACGGGATAGTGGAGGACTGGGACCTGATGGAGAGATTTATGGAGCAGATCATCTTCAAGTATCTGCGGGCAGAACCTGAAGACCATTACTTTCTTTTG acaGAGCCTCCTCTCAACACACCAGAAAACCGAGAGTACACAGCGGAGATCATGTTCGAGTCCTTCAACGTGCCTGGTCTCTACATTGCCGTTCAG GCTGTCCTGGCGCTGGCTGCCTCCTGGACATCCAGACAGGTCGGAGAGCGGACACTGACGGGAACCGTCATCGACAGCGGGGACGGGGTCACGCACGTCATCCCCGTG GCTGAAGGCTACGTCATCGGCAGCTGCATCAAGCACATCCCCATCGCCGGTCGAGACATCACCTACTTCACCCAACAGCTGCTGAGGGAACGAGAGGTGGGGATCCCTCCGGAGCAGTCGCTGGAGACGGCTAAAGCAGTCAAG GAACGTTTCAGCTACGTCTGCCCCGACCTGGTGAAGGAGTTCAACAAGTACGACACAGACGGCTCCAAGTGGATCAAACAGTACACAGGCATCAACTCCATCTCCAAGAAGGAGTTCACCATCGACGTCGGCTACGAGCGCTTCCTGGGGCCGGAGATCTTCTTCCACCCTGAG TTCGCCAACCCAGACTTCACCCAGCCCATCTCGGAGGTGGTGGACGAAGTCATCCAGAACTGCCCCATCGACGTCAGACGTCCACTGTACAAG AACATCGTGCTCTCCGGAGGATCCACCATGTTCAGGGACTTtggcaggaggctgcagagagaccTGAAGAGGACCGTGGACGCACGGCTGAAAATGAGCGAAGAGCTGAGCGGCGGCAAGTTGAAG CCCAAACCCATCGACGTGCAGGTGATCACTCATCACATGCAGAGGTACGCCGTCTGGTTTGGAGGATCAATGCTGGCGTCCACt cctgAGTTTTACCAAGTGTGCCACACCAAGAAAGACTACGAGGAGATCGGGCCGAGCATCTGCCGCCACAACCCCGTATTCGGCGTCATGTCTTAA
- the LOC119014942 gene encoding ly6/PLAUR domain-containing protein 1-like isoform X2, translated as MTRPQATRKAHPAALRGDALQIQCYQCEEMKHNDCSTPEYIVNCTVNVQDMCQKEVLVKPDGIHYRKSCASSGACLIASSGYQQFCTGRLNSVCISCCNTPLCNGPRRKRPVPSAAMSSLQMSRRLLSLTFFLPLLSLLPVT; from the exons ATGACGAGGCCTCAGGCGACAAGAAAAGCTCATCCGGCAGCTTTAAGAG GAGATGCCCTTCAGATCCAGTGCTACCAGTGCGAAGAGATGAAGCACAATGACTGCTCCACGCCGGAGTACATCGTCAACTGCACCGTCAACGTACAGGACATGTGCCAGAAGGAGGTGCTGGTCAAACCCGACG GGATACATTATCGGAAATCCTGCGCCTCCTCCGGGGCTTGCCTCATCGCCTCCTCCGGCTACCAGCAGTTCTGCACGGGCCGGCTGAACTCGGTCTGCATCTCCTGCTGCAACACGCCGCTCTGCAACGGGCCCAGGAGGAAGCGCCCCGTCCCGTCGGCGGCGATGTCGAGCCTGCAGATGAGCCGCCGTCTCCTCTCCCTGACCTTCTTCCTGCCGCTGCTGTCGCTCCTCCCGGTGACGTAG
- the LOC119014942 gene encoding ly6/PLAUR domain-containing protein 1-like isoform X1 has translation MRLLVFATLFGVLLDAGDALQIQCYQCEEMKHNDCSTPEYIVNCTVNVQDMCQKEVLVKPDGIHYRKSCASSGACLIASSGYQQFCTGRLNSVCISCCNTPLCNGPRRKRPVPSAAMSSLQMSRRLLSLTFFLPLLSLLPVT, from the exons TCGGAGTCCTTCTCGACGCAG GAGATGCCCTTCAGATCCAGTGCTACCAGTGCGAAGAGATGAAGCACAATGACTGCTCCACGCCGGAGTACATCGTCAACTGCACCGTCAACGTACAGGACATGTGCCAGAAGGAGGTGCTGGTCAAACCCGACG GGATACATTATCGGAAATCCTGCGCCTCCTCCGGGGCTTGCCTCATCGCCTCCTCCGGCTACCAGCAGTTCTGCACGGGCCGGCTGAACTCGGTCTGCATCTCCTGCTGCAACACGCCGCTCTGCAACGGGCCCAGGAGGAAGCGCCCCGTCCCGTCGGCGGCGATGTCGAGCCTGCAGATGAGCCGCCGTCTCCTCTCCCTGACCTTCTTCCTGCCGCTGCTGTCGCTCCTCCCGGTGACGTAG